In Tripterygium wilfordii isolate XIE 37 chromosome 15, ASM1340144v1, whole genome shotgun sequence, one DNA window encodes the following:
- the LOC120016336 gene encoding pathogen-related protein-like isoform X2 → MESSSGVDVGDKYRSFLYGEGEKSTKWRFGAPPNYDVVNKLFEEGRTKIWPPGSLEEKVQNLLKTYEMELFHKECPDDYKSVDANKLTLSVNGSKAFNFGELLKIGGYNFHLQTSMPEELRLYNPAVETAESSHNAFTTTFPRGFAVEVLHVYSGPPVIVYKFRHWGYMEGPFKGHAPTGELVQLFGLAIFEVDERMRIVKVELFYDPADLLGPLSKGPKLDTCAAEEAAASSCPVLRNTG, encoded by the exons ATGGAATCCTCATCAGGTGTTGATGTAGGTGACAAGTACCGTTCTTTCTTATAtggagaaggagagaagagcACCAAATGGAGATTTGGTGCTCCTCCTAATTACGATGTTGTCAACAAGCTTTTCGAAGAAGGTCGAACTAAG ATATGGCCTCCTGGTTCACTTGAAGAAAAGGTGCAGAACTTGTTGAAGACATATGAAATGGAGCTATTCCACAAAGAATGCCCTGATGACTACAAATCAGTTGACGCAAATAAGCTCACTTTAAGCGTAAATG GAAGCAAAGCTTTTAACTTTGGTGAATTGCTGAAAATCGGTGGCTATAACTTTCATCTTCAAACTTCCATGCCTGAAGAGTTAAGGTTGTACAATCCTGCTGTTGAAACTGCAGAATCATCCCATAATGCTTTTACGACGACGTTCCCACGAGGGTTTGCAGTGGAGGTTCTCCATGTCTATTCAGGGCCGCCAGTGATTGTGTACAAGTTCAGGCACTGGGGTTACATGGAAGGTCCATTCAAAGGCCATGCTCCTACTGGAGAATTGGTTCAACTCTTCGGCCTGGCCATTTTTGAG GTGGATGAGAGGATGAGAATTGTGAAGGTGGAGTTATTTTACGATCCGGCAGATTTGCTTGGACCTCTCTCAAAGGGTCCTAAATTGGATACTTGTGCTGCAGAGGAGGCAGCCGCATCAAGTTGCCCTGTCTTGAGGAACACGGGCTGA
- the LOC120016336 gene encoding pathogen-related protein-like isoform X1, producing the protein MESSSGVDVGDKYRSFLYGEGEKSTKWRFGAPPNYDVVNKLFEEGRTKIWPPGSLEEKVQNLLKTYEMELFHKECPDDYKSVDANKLTLSVNGSKAFNFGELLKIGGYNFHLQTSMPEELRLYNPAVETAESSHNAFTTTFPRGFAVEVLHVYSGPPVIVYKFRHWGYMEGPFKGHAPTGELVQLFGLAIFEVCILSGSRFFTCSFRRLRFLQELQPLFLLFPFSGLKKVDERMRIVKVELFYDPADLLGPLSKGPKLDTCAAEEAAASSCPVLRNTG; encoded by the exons ATGGAATCCTCATCAGGTGTTGATGTAGGTGACAAGTACCGTTCTTTCTTATAtggagaaggagagaagagcACCAAATGGAGATTTGGTGCTCCTCCTAATTACGATGTTGTCAACAAGCTTTTCGAAGAAGGTCGAACTAAG ATATGGCCTCCTGGTTCACTTGAAGAAAAGGTGCAGAACTTGTTGAAGACATATGAAATGGAGCTATTCCACAAAGAATGCCCTGATGACTACAAATCAGTTGACGCAAATAAGCTCACTTTAAGCGTAAATG GAAGCAAAGCTTTTAACTTTGGTGAATTGCTGAAAATCGGTGGCTATAACTTTCATCTTCAAACTTCCATGCCTGAAGAGTTAAGGTTGTACAATCCTGCTGTTGAAACTGCAGAATCATCCCATAATGCTTTTACGACGACGTTCCCACGAGGGTTTGCAGTGGAGGTTCTCCATGTCTATTCAGGGCCGCCAGTGATTGTGTACAAGTTCAGGCACTGGGGTTACATGGAAGGTCCATTCAAAGGCCATGCTCCTACTGGAGAATTGGTTCAACTCTTCGGCCTGGCCATTTTTGAGGTTTGTATACTTTCTGGTTCTCGTTTCTTCACTTGCAGCTTTCGTCGTCTTCGATTTTTACAGGAATTACAaccactttttcttttgtttcctttttctggGTTGAAAAAGGTGGATGAGAGGATGAGAATTGTGAAGGTGGAGTTATTTTACGATCCGGCAGATTTGCTTGGACCTCTCTCAAAGGGTCCTAAATTGGATACTTGTGCTGCAGAGGAGGCAGCCGCATCAAGTTGCCCTGTCTTGAGGAACACGGGCTGA